A portion of the Manihot esculenta cultivar AM560-2 chromosome 2, M.esculenta_v8, whole genome shotgun sequence genome contains these proteins:
- the LOC110609725 gene encoding somatic embryogenesis receptor kinase 1 isoform X5 produces the protein MSITGLSTYHCAKRELYSNNISGPVPGDLGNLTNLVSLDLYLNSFTGPIPESLGKLSKLRFLRLNNNSLTGRIPMSLINISSLQVLDLSNNRLSGVVPDNGSFSMFTPISFANNLDLCGPVTGHPCPGSPPFSPPPPFVPPPPISSPGGNGATGAIAGGVAAGAALLFAAPALAFAWWRRRKPQEFFFDVPAEEDPEVHLGQLKRFSLRELQVATDSFCNKNILGRGGFGKVYKGRLADGSLVAVKRLKEERTPGGELQFQTEVEMISMAVHRNLLRLRGFCMTPTERLLVYPYMANGSVASCLRERPPSQPPLDWPTRKRIALGSARGLSYLHDHCDPKIIHRDVKAANILLDEDFEAVVGDFGLAKLMDYKDTHVTTAVRGTIGHIAPEYLSTGKSSEKTDVFGYGIMLLELITGQRAFDLARLANDDDVMLLDWVKGLLKEKKLEMLVDPDLQNKYVEAEVEQLIQVALLCTQGSPMERPKMSEVVRMLEGDGLAERWDEWQKVEVLRQDVELAPHPNSDWIVDSTENLHAVELSGPR, from the exons GTAATAACATAAGTGGACCAGTTCCTGGTGATCTTGGAAACTTGACTAACTTGGTGAGCTTGGATCTTTACTTGAATAGTTTTACTGGTCCCATCCCAGAAAGTTTGGGCAAGCTATCAAAATTAAGATTCCT TCGGCTCAACAACAACAGCTTGACGGGTCGCATTCCTATGTCATTGATTAATATTTCATCACTTCAAGTGTT GGATCTATCAAACAACCGTCTCTCTGGAGTTGTTCCCGATAATGGTTCCTTCTCAATGTTCACTCCCATCAG TTTTGCTAATAACTTGGACCTATGTGGGCCGGTTACTGGGCATCCCTGCCCAGGTTCTCCTCCATTTTCACCTCCTCCGCCATTTGTCCCACCACCCCCAATTTCCTCACCAG GTGGGAATGGTGCAACTGGAGCAATTGCTGGAGGAGTAGCTGCTGGTGCGGCCTTACTATTTGCTGCTCCTGCATTAGCATTTGCTTGGTGGCGTCGTAGGAAACCTCAAGAATTCTTCTTTGATGTACCAG CTGAGGAGGATCCTGAAGTTCATCTGGGACAACTTAAAAGGTTTTCACTGCGAGAATTACAAGTTGCAACAGATAGTTTCTGCAACAAAAACATTCTTGGTAGAGGAGGATTTGGCAAGGTTTACAAAGGACGTCTAGCAGATGGCTCATTGGTAGCAGTAAAGAGACTGAAAGAAGAGCGTACTCCAGGAGGGGAGTTGCAGTTTCAAACAGAAGTAGAGATGATAAGCATGGCTGTGCATCGAAATCTCCTTAGATTACGCGGGTTTTGCATGACACCAACTGAACGACTCCTTGTTTATCCATACATGGCAAATGGAAGTGTTGCATCATGTTTAAGAG AGCGCCCACCATCTCAACCTCCTCTTGATTGGCCAACACGGAAGCGAATTGCATTGGGATCTGCTAGGGGTCTATCTTATTTGCATGATCATTGTGACCCAAAGATTATTCATCGCGATGTTAAAGCTGCAAATATTTTGTTGGATGAGGATTTTGAGGCTGTTGTTGGGGATTTTGGGTTGGCTAAATTGATGGACTACAAGGATACTCATGTCACTACTGCTGTTCGTGGTACAATAGGACATATAGCTCCAGAGTACCTCTCTACTGGAAAATCATCTGAAAAAACTGATGTTTTCGGGTATGGAATCATGCTTCTGGAGCTAATTACTGGACAGAGGGCTTTTGACCTTGCTCGGCTTGCAaatgatgatgatgttatgTTGCTTGATTGG GTAAAAGGACTTCTGAAAGAGAAGAAGTTAGAAATGCTGGTGGATCCGGATCTCCAGAACAAATACGTAGAAGCCGAGGTGGAGCAGTTAATCCAGGTGGCACTGCTCTGTACACAAGGGTCGCCAATGGAACGGCCTAAAATGTCGGAAGTGGTACGAATGCTCGAAGGGGATGGCTTGGCGGAGAGATGGGATGAGTGGCAAAAGGTGGAAGTTCTCCGGCAGGATGTGGAGCTAGCACCTCATCCTAATTCTGACTGGATTGTAGACTCAACAGAAAATCTGCATGCAGTAGAGTTATCTGGTCCAAGGTGA